A genome region from Bufo gargarizans isolate SCDJY-AF-19 chromosome 2, ASM1485885v1, whole genome shotgun sequence includes the following:
- the CAMK2N1 gene encoding calcium/calmodulin-dependent protein kinase II inhibitor 1, translating to MSEVLPFSEAEQRGHYADGGGDMAGQIPLTCRLQDTGNFYGSSGQGGGKRPPKLGQIGRSKRVVIEDERIEAVLMSEKAPPAV from the exons ATGTCCGAGGTGCTGCCCTTCAGTGAGGCCGAGCAGCGGGGGCACTACGCGGACGGAGGTGGGGACATGGCCGGACAGATCCCCCTCACCTGCCGCCTGCAGGACACCGGCAACTTCTACGGCAGCTCGGGGCAGGGGGGAGGCAAGAGGCCCCCCAAACTCGGCCAGATCGGCCGCAGCAAGAGAG TGGTGATAGAAGACGAGCGGATTGAAGCCGTTCTCATGTCTGAGAAAGCTCCGCCTGCTGTCTAA